In Herpetosiphon gulosus, one genomic interval encodes:
- a CDS encoding ABC transporter ATP-binding protein, which produces MNARREITTMHTANLAINCRGVSKTFNATTVLDQVDFQLPQGSLGALLGPSGCGKTTLLRLIAGFETLDQGQIWLGEREIANSKSQVPPEQRQIGMVFQEYALFPHLTVGQNIGYGLGRQANKQQRIDELLELVGLEGLAQRMPHELSGGQQQRVALARALAPKPQLLLLDEPFSNLDAGLRDQVRTATKQILRQVGATALFVTHDQEEALSLADQVTVMLGGKVLQSASPHELYLRPTSQAVAQFVGEANFLPGVARENRVECALGQLLLTKPMHGPVTLMIRPEALNLVPDPRGRGQILGQRFYGHDQLLDLQIGDLMIAARTGPRLDLAPKMQVSVSVQGPVVAFQSI; this is translated from the coding sequence ATGAACGCAAGACGTGAGATCACAACCATGCACACAGCCAATTTAGCCATTAACTGTCGGGGAGTTAGCAAAACCTTCAATGCCACTACCGTTCTAGATCAGGTTGATTTTCAGCTGCCCCAAGGCAGTTTGGGGGCATTGCTTGGGCCTTCGGGTTGCGGCAAAACTACCTTACTGCGCTTAATTGCTGGATTTGAAACCCTTGATCAAGGCCAGATTTGGCTTGGTGAGCGCGAAATTGCCAACAGCAAAAGCCAAGTTCCGCCTGAGCAACGCCAGATTGGCATGGTGTTTCAAGAGTATGCCTTGTTTCCGCATCTGACCGTGGGCCAGAATATTGGCTATGGCTTGGGTCGTCAAGCTAACAAACAGCAACGGATTGATGAATTGCTGGAATTAGTCGGCTTGGAAGGTTTGGCCCAACGCATGCCCCATGAGCTTTCGGGCGGTCAACAACAGCGGGTCGCTTTGGCGCGGGCCTTAGCTCCCAAACCTCAATTATTACTTCTCGATGAGCCGTTTTCCAACCTCGATGCAGGCTTGCGTGACCAAGTGCGCACGGCTACCAAACAGATTTTGCGCCAAGTTGGGGCGACCGCCCTGTTTGTAACTCACGATCAAGAAGAAGCCTTGAGTTTAGCTGATCAAGTGACGGTGATGCTTGGTGGCAAGGTGCTGCAAAGTGCTAGCCCACATGAACTTTATTTGCGCCCAACCAGCCAAGCTGTGGCACAGTTTGTGGGCGAGGCCAACTTTTTGCCTGGGGTTGCACGTGAAAATCGGGTTGAATGTGCGTTGGGCCAGTTGCTCTTAACTAAACCAATGCATGGCCCAGTGACTCTGATGATTCGGCCTGAGGCACTGAATCTTGTGCCCGATCCTAGGGGTCGTGGCCAAATTTTAGGCCAACGCTTTTATGGCCATGATCAACTGCTTGATCTCCAGATTGGCGATTTGATGATTGCGGCGCGAACTGGCCCGCGACTTGATCTTGCGCCCAAGATGCAGGTGAGCGTGAGTGTTCAGGGGCCAGTTGTCGCATTTCAATCAATTTAA
- a CDS encoding inorganic diphosphatase — translation MNIWHDVPFGDDAPEVINVVIEIPRGSRNKYEIDKDTGLVKLDRVLSSAVYYPGDYGLIPQTYCEDGDPLDVILLLNFPTFPGCLVEARPIGVFGMIDGGENDDKILAVPANDPYFANIKDLADVPPHFIKEVTQFFASYKALENKTVQVGEWQGAEAAKQRVQASIQLYNENFRKAE, via the coding sequence GTGAATATTTGGCATGATGTGCCATTTGGCGACGATGCGCCAGAAGTTATTAACGTTGTGATTGAAATTCCCCGTGGCTCACGCAACAAGTATGAAATCGATAAAGATACAGGTTTGGTCAAGCTTGATCGGGTGCTTTCATCAGCCGTTTACTACCCCGGCGATTATGGCTTGATTCCGCAAACCTACTGCGAAGATGGCGATCCGCTGGATGTGATTTTGCTGCTCAACTTCCCAACCTTCCCTGGTTGTTTGGTTGAAGCCCGCCCAATTGGCGTATTCGGCATGATCGACGGTGGCGAAAACGACGATAAAATTCTGGCCGTGCCCGCCAACGATCCCTATTTTGCCAATATCAAAGATTTGGCCGATGTGCCCCCCCACTTCATCAAAGAAGTGACCCAATTCTTTGCTTCATACAAAGCCTTAGAAAACAAAACCGTGCAAGTTGGCGAATGGCAAGGAGCCGAGGCCGCTAAACAACGCGTCCAAGCTTCGATTCAACTGTACAACGAAAATTTCCGCAAAGCTGAATAA
- a CDS encoding MerR family transcriptional regulator yields the protein MNVGRYFRTVDLAKAINVSVQQVRNYQAEGFLPSVERGSNGYRQYTQHHIDALKTAHQVIKGYGWCNAQQIMAALHQADHQTAFNLINQHHAKLDTIRQQLDQTLTLLKAVADQLPPSPRHTQRILVGEAAKAVGVPISALRFWEQQGLLQPIRQASNNYRYYDERQLRRLRIIVLLRQANADFSSIRTTLETLDQQQPQRAVAAIEQRRAALAQQSWECLQANTALVSYIQSYLPLKPMSII from the coding sequence ATGAATGTTGGGCGTTATTTCCGCACCGTTGACCTAGCTAAAGCGATTAATGTCAGTGTTCAGCAGGTGCGTAATTACCAAGCTGAGGGCTTTTTGCCCAGCGTCGAACGTGGCTCCAACGGCTATCGCCAATATACCCAACACCATATCGATGCGCTCAAAACTGCCCATCAGGTGATCAAGGGTTATGGTTGGTGCAACGCTCAGCAAATTATGGCGGCATTGCATCAAGCCGATCATCAAACAGCGTTTAATCTGATCAACCAACATCATGCCAAGCTCGACACTATTCGTCAGCAGCTTGATCAAACTCTGACCTTGCTCAAAGCCGTTGCTGATCAACTGCCGCCCAGTCCACGCCACACCCAGCGCATCTTGGTCGGTGAGGCTGCTAAAGCGGTGGGTGTGCCCATCTCGGCCTTGCGCTTTTGGGAGCAACAAGGCCTATTGCAGCCGATTCGCCAAGCCTCAAACAACTACCGCTATTACGATGAACGCCAATTGCGCCGTCTACGAATTATCGTTTTATTACGTCAAGCTAATGCCGATTTTAGCTCGATTCGCACAACCTTGGAGACGCTTGATCAACAACAACCCCAACGGGCTGTCGCCGCCATCGAACAGCGCCGTGCCGCTTTGGCCCAACAAAGCTGGGAATGTTTACAAGCAAACACAGCTTTAGTGAGCTATATCCAAAGCTATTTGCCGCTGAAACCAATGAGTATTATTTAG
- a CDS encoding iron ABC transporter substrate-binding protein → MKLVRSLMLLLCLSIVIAACGGEATPTAVPAPTTAAATPTTVSAAEATATVEVTAVAEVSPTVPTTTTTEPAGGSLVVYSGRSESLVAPLLELFTQETGIAVEVRYGDTAEMAAQILEEGDNSPADVFFGQDAGALGALSDRFVTLDRSLLNLVDPRFVSSEGTWVGASGRARVLVYNTDVLTSTDLPASILDLTKPEWKGRVAWAPTNGSLQAFVTALRVSQGEDVAKQWLEGMIANDVKVYESNSAIVKAVASGEVDTGLVNHYYLFALKKEQPDAKAANHYFGNGDIGSLVNVAGVGVLKTAKNPEAAQIFANYLLSDGAQLYFADKTNEYPLVAGIITNPAIKPLGEIITPNIDLSNLKDLQGTLELLQDVGAIQ, encoded by the coding sequence GTGAAACTTGTGCGTTCATTGATGCTGTTGCTCTGTCTGAGCATTGTGATTGCAGCTTGTGGTGGGGAAGCAACCCCAACAGCTGTCCCAGCACCAACCACCGCTGCAGCAACTCCAACCACCGTGAGCGCAGCCGAGGCTACCGCTACGGTCGAAGTGACCGCTGTTGCTGAGGTTTCGCCAACCGTGCCAACCACCACCACAACTGAGCCAGCTGGCGGCAGTTTGGTTGTCTATTCAGGGCGTTCAGAAAGCTTAGTTGCTCCTTTGTTGGAGCTTTTTACCCAAGAAACTGGGATTGCCGTCGAAGTGCGCTATGGCGATACTGCCGAGATGGCCGCGCAAATTCTTGAAGAAGGCGATAATAGCCCAGCCGATGTGTTCTTCGGCCAAGATGCTGGGGCTTTGGGCGCATTGAGCGATCGCTTTGTGACGCTTGATCGTTCATTGTTGAATTTGGTTGATCCACGTTTTGTTTCAAGCGAAGGTACATGGGTTGGTGCTTCGGGTCGGGCTCGGGTTTTGGTTTATAACACCGATGTCTTGACCAGCACCGATTTGCCAGCTTCGATTCTCGATTTGACCAAACCAGAGTGGAAAGGTCGGGTCGCTTGGGCTCCAACCAACGGTTCGTTGCAAGCTTTCGTCACTGCTTTGCGCGTCAGCCAAGGTGAAGATGTAGCCAAACAATGGCTCGAAGGCATGATTGCCAACGACGTTAAAGTGTATGAATCGAACTCAGCGATTGTCAAAGCAGTTGCGAGTGGCGAAGTTGATACTGGCTTGGTCAACCACTACTACTTGTTTGCCTTGAAAAAAGAGCAACCTGATGCCAAGGCTGCCAACCACTACTTCGGCAATGGCGATATTGGCTCATTGGTGAATGTTGCTGGCGTGGGCGTGCTCAAAACTGCCAAAAATCCTGAAGCCGCTCAAATCTTTGCTAATTATTTGTTGAGCGACGGTGCCCAACTCTATTTCGCCGATAAAACCAATGAATATCCCTTGGTGGCTGGAATTATTACCAACCCAGCAATTAAGCCATTGGGCGAAATCATTACCCCAAACATCGATCTGAGCAATTTGAAAGATTTGCAAGGAACCTTAGAATTGTTGCAAGATGTTGGGGCTATTCAATAA
- a CDS encoding HAF repeat-containing protein, with protein MASVGKIVSLGGLIITVLAGLQFQTPALQAQSPNTGYSYQSLGTLGGHDSYPSDINDFGRIAGTAETEFSEIRAFVWRRGTLTDLGTLGGDQSYGYGINDTGYVVGESSTNANQRRAFYWREGVMLDLGTLGGRVSTALDVSNGERVVGRSTTSNGATHAFMWYRGTMSDLGTLGGNYSTANEINDNKVIVGWSTNASGETRACMWKNGAIIDLGVPGVKSYAYAVNNSEQVVGMMELSDGQRHAFLWQNGVTTDLSAGLNQYSTANDINDAGTIVGFSGDDSTPLAATVWRNGTVLRMGPFSQGPNEHQTIATSINEANQIVGYDIASDDSASTTVGMLWQLEP; from the coding sequence ATGGCTTCAGTTGGAAAGATCGTAAGTTTGGGCGGATTGATAATTACAGTACTCGCAGGTTTACAATTTCAAACTCCTGCGCTTCAAGCGCAAAGCCCAAATACAGGCTATAGCTACCAAAGCCTTGGCACGCTGGGCGGTCACGATAGCTACCCCAGCGATATTAATGATTTTGGGCGAATTGCTGGTACTGCAGAAACCGAGTTCTCAGAGATTCGTGCTTTTGTATGGCGACGGGGCACGCTGACTGATCTTGGCACGCTCGGCGGCGATCAAAGCTATGGCTATGGCATCAACGACACTGGCTATGTCGTTGGCGAAAGCAGCACCAACGCCAATCAACGCCGCGCCTTCTACTGGCGCGAAGGGGTAATGCTCGATCTTGGCACACTCGGCGGCAGAGTTAGCACTGCGCTCGATGTGAGTAATGGTGAACGAGTGGTCGGGCGCAGCACCACCAGCAATGGCGCAACCCATGCTTTTATGTGGTATCGCGGCACAATGAGCGATCTTGGCACGCTTGGCGGCAATTATAGTACCGCCAACGAGATCAACGACAATAAGGTGATTGTTGGTTGGAGCACCAATGCCAGCGGTGAAACTCGGGCTTGTATGTGGAAAAATGGCGCAATTATTGATCTTGGCGTACCTGGAGTCAAAAGCTATGCCTACGCGGTCAATAACAGCGAACAAGTGGTTGGCATGATGGAATTGAGCGATGGCCAACGCCATGCCTTCTTATGGCAAAACGGCGTAACCACCGATTTAAGCGCGGGATTGAACCAATATAGCACGGCCAACGATATTAATGATGCTGGCACAATTGTGGGTTTTAGTGGCGATGATAGCACTCCACTGGCCGCAACTGTTTGGCGCAACGGCACAGTGTTACGCATGGGGCCATTCAGCCAAGGCCCGAACGAACATCAAACCATCGCAACCTCAATTAACGAAGCCAATCAAATTGTCGGCTACGATATCGCTAGCGATGATAGTGCTTCTACTACTGTTGGTATGCTCTGGCAACTTGAGCCATAG
- a CDS encoding iron ABC transporter permease yields the protein MRFRSRRWSALFLTISAGLIALIMVLPVGYLLLRTSEAGSSAWAQLQRPSTLRVFTGSALLAITVTAGSLLIGLPLAWLTTRTNLPGARIWLTLIMLPMAIPSYIGAWAIIAVLGPRGLVQQWLEPLGVERLPEVYGFWGAAGALILFGYPYIVLNVRVALRKLDPALEEAARSLGQRSSQIFWRITLPQLRPALAAGSLLVILYALSDFGAVSLLRYNSFTRAIYLQYRASFDRTGAAVLSLLLVGLACGLLAAEALSRGRARYYRSSAGVSRQPKLVALGVWRWPALIFCAIVVVFAVVLPIVAIVAWLIIGLRAGQTWNLQLTDLANSLLAASLAALVTIILAFPVVFLAVRHPSRLTSLIERATYIGYALPGIVVALALVFWGANYLPWAYQTLGLLILAYAVRFLPQAIGSLRTSLLQINPRLEEAGRSLGQPAWRVVLSVTLPLLRPGIISGAALVFLSTLKELPATLLLGPTGFHTLATDIWNNTAELRFSQTALPALLLMVAAGASLALLLANERKT from the coding sequence TTGCGCTTTCGATCTCGCCGTTGGTCAGCACTGTTCTTAACAATCAGTGCTGGCCTAATTGCGTTAATCATGGTTTTGCCAGTTGGCTACTTGCTGTTACGCACCAGCGAGGCCGGCTCATCAGCATGGGCACAATTACAACGCCCTAGTACCTTGCGAGTGTTCACTGGCTCGGCGTTGCTGGCAATTACGGTGACTGCTGGCTCACTCTTGATCGGCTTGCCCTTGGCATGGCTGACCACCCGCACCAATTTACCAGGAGCGCGAATTTGGCTAACATTAATTATGCTGCCAATGGCGATTCCTTCTTATATCGGGGCATGGGCGATTATTGCAGTGTTGGGGCCGCGCGGTTTGGTACAGCAATGGCTCGAACCTTTGGGGGTTGAGCGCTTGCCCGAAGTCTATGGCTTTTGGGGCGCTGCTGGAGCCTTGATTCTGTTTGGCTATCCCTACATTGTGTTAAATGTGCGGGTTGCCTTGCGCAAACTCGACCCTGCGCTAGAAGAAGCTGCCCGTTCGCTCGGTCAACGCTCAAGCCAAATTTTCTGGCGGATCACCCTGCCACAGTTGCGCCCAGCCTTGGCAGCAGGTAGTTTGTTGGTGATCTTGTATGCCTTGAGCGATTTCGGCGCAGTTTCGTTATTGCGCTACAATTCGTTTACACGAGCGATTTATTTGCAATATCGCGCTTCGTTTGATCGAACTGGGGCGGCGGTGTTGTCGTTGTTGCTGGTTGGTTTGGCCTGTGGTTTATTGGCCGCCGAAGCCTTGAGTCGTGGCCGTGCCCGTTATTATCGCTCGTCGGCTGGGGTTAGCCGCCAACCCAAATTGGTTGCGCTAGGAGTTTGGCGTTGGCCTGCCTTAATCTTTTGCGCGATTGTGGTGGTGTTTGCGGTCGTTTTGCCAATTGTGGCAATCGTAGCGTGGCTGATTATCGGCCTACGAGCAGGCCAAACTTGGAACTTGCAACTAACAGATTTAGCCAATTCACTGCTCGCTGCTAGTTTAGCGGCCTTAGTCACGATTATTTTGGCCTTTCCAGTGGTTTTCTTAGCCGTGCGCCATCCCAGCCGATTGACCAGTTTGATTGAGCGAGCAACCTATATTGGCTATGCACTGCCTGGAATTGTGGTCGCACTAGCGTTAGTCTTTTGGGGTGCTAATTATCTGCCTTGGGCCTACCAAACCTTGGGCTTGTTGATTTTGGCCTATGCTGTGCGCTTTTTGCCGCAAGCGATTGGCAGCCTACGCACCAGTTTATTGCAAATTAATCCGCGCTTGGAAGAAGCAGGGCGTTCGCTTGGGCAGCCAGCTTGGCGAGTGGTGCTGAGTGTTACCTTGCCATTATTACGTCCAGGCATTATTTCGGGCGCAGCCTTGGTGTTTCTTTCGACCTTGAAAGAATTACCAGCAACCTTGCTCTTGGGGCCAACTGGCTTTCATACCTTGGCCACCGATATTTGGAACAACACTGCCGAATTACGTTTTTCCCAGACCGCCTTACCAGCGTTATTGTTGATGGTCGCAGCAGGTGCTTCGTTGGCATTGCTGCTGGCCAATGAACGCAAGACGTGA
- a CDS encoding excinuclease ABC subunit UvrA, with amino-acid sequence MMQDRAFIEVYGARENNLKNISLNIPKQRVTVFTGVSGSGKSSLVFDTIAAEAQRQLNETFTFFVQGFLPHYGQPDVERIEHLNSPIIIDQKRVGGGSRSTVGTYTDIAVLLRLLFSRIGQPYVGPGYAFSFNTPQGMCPECEGIGKTVQLDMDKLLDRSKSLNEGAILHPEFKVGKWMWKMYPLSGLFDNDKPIRDYNEQELQAFLYGADLKVSWGEFSSKYEGLLERFERMYLKKDAAAMSDRNRAVFEQFTSSQICPLCHGGRLTQAALNCRIAGRNIAELADFEATDLISFLADVTDPIGDRVAAKLLERMQQLVDIGLGYLSLSRETSTLSGGESQRVKMIRHLGNSLTEMLYILDEPSVGLHARDVARLNRLLQQLRDKGNTVLVVEHDPDVIAIADHIVDIGPRAGVHGGEVVFEGSYADLKRSNTLTGRYLQQAVPTKQHSRQPTGYLPIVNANLHNLKNVNVNIPTGVLTVVTGVAGSGKSTLINEVFLSQHPNAIVIDQSRVTANSRSAPATYTGIMDDIRQTFAKANGVSASLFSFNSTGSCDNCNGLGLVYTDLAFMEGISSTCEICEGKRFKAEVLEYQLRGKSISDVLDMTAEEALDFFSEKKIKPVLQAMNDVGLSYLKLGQPLSTISGGEGQRLKLATELHKKASVYVMDEPTTGLHRSDIGLLMGIIDRLVDLKNTVILIEHHLDIIRQADWIIDIGPEGGSAGGEIIFEGPPLALKACQRSITAKFL; translated from the coding sequence ATGATGCAGGATCGAGCGTTTATTGAGGTGTATGGCGCACGCGAAAACAACCTCAAAAATATTTCCTTGAATATTCCAAAACAACGGGTGACAGTCTTTACCGGAGTCTCTGGTTCGGGGAAATCGTCGTTGGTCTTTGATACGATTGCCGCCGAGGCTCAACGCCAACTCAATGAAACCTTTACCTTTTTTGTGCAAGGCTTTTTGCCGCATTATGGCCAGCCCGATGTCGAGCGGATCGAACATCTCAACTCGCCAATTATCATCGACCAAAAGCGGGTTGGCGGTGGTTCGCGCTCAACCGTCGGAACCTACACCGATATTGCGGTGTTGCTGCGCTTGCTATTCTCGCGGATTGGTCAGCCTTATGTTGGGCCTGGCTATGCCTTTTCGTTCAACACGCCCCAAGGTATGTGCCCCGAATGTGAAGGCATTGGCAAAACGGTTCAGCTGGATATGGATAAATTGCTTGATCGCAGCAAATCGCTGAATGAGGGCGCGATTTTGCATCCCGAATTCAAAGTTGGCAAGTGGATGTGGAAGATGTATCCACTTTCTGGTTTGTTCGATAACGATAAGCCAATTCGCGATTATAACGAACAGGAATTGCAAGCATTTTTGTATGGCGCTGATCTTAAGGTTTCATGGGGCGAATTTAGCTCGAAATATGAAGGTTTGCTGGAACGTTTCGAGCGCATGTACCTCAAAAAAGATGCAGCAGCCATGTCCGATCGCAATCGAGCGGTGTTTGAGCAATTTACCTCCTCGCAAATCTGCCCACTTTGTCATGGCGGGCGTTTGACCCAAGCAGCGCTGAATTGTCGGATTGCTGGCCGCAACATTGCCGAATTAGCCGATTTTGAAGCGACTGATTTGATTAGCTTTTTGGCTGATGTTACTGATCCAATTGGCGATCGGGTGGCGGCCAAGTTGTTGGAGCGCATGCAGCAACTAGTGGATATTGGCTTGGGCTATTTGAGCTTGAGCCGCGAAACCTCGACGCTCTCTGGCGGCGAATCACAGCGGGTCAAGATGATTCGGCATCTTGGCAATAGCTTAACCGAAATGCTCTATATTCTCGATGAGCCAAGTGTGGGCTTGCATGCGCGTGATGTGGCACGGCTGAATCGTTTGTTGCAACAGTTACGTGATAAAGGCAATACCGTGCTGGTGGTTGAGCATGATCCCGATGTGATTGCGATTGCCGACCATATTGTCGATATTGGGCCACGCGCAGGTGTGCACGGCGGTGAGGTGGTGTTTGAAGGTAGTTATGCTGATCTCAAGCGTTCAAATACGCTAACTGGGCGCTATTTGCAGCAAGCAGTGCCAACCAAACAGCATTCGCGCCAGCCAACTGGCTACTTGCCGATTGTTAATGCCAATTTACATAATCTCAAAAATGTCAATGTCAATATTCCTACTGGCGTGCTGACCGTGGTGACAGGTGTAGCTGGCTCAGGCAAAAGCACCTTAATTAATGAAGTCTTTTTGAGCCAACACCCTAATGCAATTGTGATCGATCAATCACGGGTGACTGCTAATAGCCGTTCGGCTCCGGCCACCTACACCGGAATTATGGATGATATTCGCCAGACCTTTGCCAAGGCCAATGGAGTGAGCGCCTCGTTATTCAGCTTCAACTCGACCGGTAGTTGCGATAATTGTAATGGCTTGGGCTTGGTCTATACCGATTTAGCCTTTATGGAAGGGATTTCCTCAACCTGTGAAATTTGTGAAGGCAAGCGTTTCAAAGCCGAAGTGCTCGAATATCAGCTGCGTGGCAAATCGATCAGCGATGTGTTAGATATGACCGCCGAGGAAGCACTCGATTTCTTCAGCGAAAAGAAGATCAAGCCTGTGCTGCAAGCTATGAACGACGTTGGTTTGAGCTATTTGAAACTTGGTCAACCACTTAGCACCATCTCTGGCGGTGAGGGTCAGCGGCTCAAGTTGGCAACCGAATTGCACAAAAAGGCCAGCGTTTACGTGATGGACGAGCCAACCACAGGTCTGCATCGCTCGGATATTGGGTTGCTGATGGGGATTATCGATCGCTTAGTTGATCTCAAGAATACGGTAATTCTGATCGAACATCATTTGGATATTATTCGCCAAGCCGATTGGATTATCGACATCGGGCCTGAGGGCGGTAGCGCTGGCGGCGAAATTATTTTTGAAGGCCCACCGTTGGCCTTGAAAGCTTGTCAACGCAGTATTACCGCCAAATTCCTCTAA
- a CDS encoding nitronate monooxygenase, which translates to MRFPIVIQGGMGVAVSDWRLAKAVASAGQLGVVSGTGINVVLARRLQEGDRDGAMRRALAQFPIAGYVERILERYFIEGGKPADQPYKAVPMYTAVPSAEWQILNVVAAFVEVFLAKEGHAGVVGINLLEKVQMPNLSALYGAMLADVDYVLMGAGIPREIPGVLDQFAVGEAASLNIYVEQAGADDKLVVHFDPREMFDNPPASLKRPEFLAIIASNTLAIALAKKATGKVNGFIVEGPTAGGHNAPPRGQAVFNERGEPVYGQRDVVDLVKLQDLGLPFWLAGSYGSPERLAEALASGAVGIQVGTAFALSNDSGFSPEIRQSLLTDIANDSLNIYTDALASPTGFPFKVAELNTTLALEPTYKERPRICDLGYLRVAYPREDGTMGFRCPAEPVDQYVKKGGDINDTTGRKCLCNALFANIGMPQQRKEYTEQALVTLGDDIKTVSALLELHPQGFSAVDVLEYLLAAVPQQ; encoded by the coding sequence ATGCGTTTTCCCATTGTAATTCAAGGCGGAATGGGTGTCGCCGTATCTGATTGGCGGCTGGCCAAGGCCGTTGCAAGTGCAGGTCAACTTGGCGTAGTTTCTGGAACCGGGATCAATGTAGTGCTTGCTCGGCGTTTGCAAGAGGGCGATCGCGATGGGGCGATGCGTCGAGCATTGGCTCAGTTTCCAATTGCTGGCTATGTCGAGCGCATTCTCGAGCGCTATTTTATAGAAGGTGGTAAGCCTGCCGATCAGCCGTATAAAGCTGTGCCGATGTACACCGCCGTACCTTCGGCAGAATGGCAGATTTTGAATGTTGTCGCCGCGTTTGTCGAGGTATTTTTGGCTAAAGAGGGCCATGCCGGGGTGGTGGGCATCAATTTGCTCGAAAAGGTGCAAATGCCCAATCTATCGGCTTTGTATGGCGCAATGTTGGCCGATGTTGATTATGTACTGATGGGTGCGGGTATTCCGCGTGAAATTCCTGGTGTGCTTGATCAGTTTGCGGTTGGCGAGGCTGCTAGCCTGAATATTTACGTTGAGCAAGCTGGGGCCGATGATAAATTAGTTGTGCATTTCGATCCACGTGAGATGTTCGATAATCCGCCAGCGTCGCTCAAACGCCCAGAATTTTTGGCGATTATTGCCTCGAACACCTTGGCGATTGCCTTGGCCAAAAAAGCGACTGGTAAAGTTAATGGCTTTATCGTCGAAGGCCCGACCGCTGGCGGCCACAATGCTCCGCCACGGGGTCAAGCGGTTTTCAATGAACGCGGTGAGCCAGTCTATGGCCAGCGCGATGTGGTCGATTTGGTCAAGTTGCAAGATTTAGGGTTGCCCTTCTGGCTGGCTGGCTCATATGGTTCGCCTGAGCGTTTGGCCGAAGCTTTGGCCAGTGGTGCGGTTGGCATCCAAGTTGGCACAGCTTTCGCTTTATCCAACGATTCAGGGTTTAGCCCTGAGATTCGCCAATCGTTGTTGACTGATATTGCCAATGACAGCTTAAATATTTATACTGATGCCTTGGCTTCACCGACCGGTTTTCCATTTAAAGTTGCCGAACTCAATACGACGCTAGCTTTGGAGCCAACCTACAAAGAACGGCCACGGATCTGCGATTTGGGTTATTTGCGAGTGGCCTACCCGCGTGAAGATGGTACGATGGGCTTTCGCTGTCCAGCCGAGCCAGTCGATCAATATGTCAAAAAGGGCGGTGATATCAACGATACAACTGGGCGTAAATGTTTGTGTAATGCCTTATTTGCCAATATCGGCATGCCTCAGCAACGCAAAGAGTATACCGAGCAAGCCTTGGTGACGCTAGGCGATGATATCAAAACTGTCTCGGCCTTGCTCGAATTGCATCCCCAAGGCTTTAGTGCGGTTGATGTGTTGGAATATTTGTTGGCCGCCGTGCCACAGCAATAA